In Novosphingobium resinovorum, the following are encoded in one genomic region:
- a CDS encoding 5'-methylthioadenosine/S-adenosylhomocysteine nucleosidase (Enables the cleavage of the glycosidic bond in both 5'-methylthioadenosine and S-adenosylhomocysteine): protein MQEQVVKPTSIAGMQVLFVMAIDHEYGPHLSARMTPLMTGVGPVEAAIAATACLQRLEASGQLPDLVVTLGSAGSRRCRMGEVYQVESVSWRDMDASRLGFARGVTPFADHPAVLQLPMLLPDLPRASLSTGGDVIGGEDYARIDADLVDMETYAVLRACQRFGVPMIGLRGVSDGADELEGMSGWTELLALLDERLAIALDKLAEVLERGLADSLTANA, encoded by the coding sequence ATGCAGGAGCAAGTTGTGAAGCCGACGTCGATAGCGGGAATGCAGGTGCTGTTCGTCATGGCCATCGACCATGAGTACGGCCCGCATCTCAGTGCGCGGATGACGCCGCTGATGACCGGCGTTGGTCCCGTCGAGGCCGCCATCGCGGCGACCGCGTGCCTGCAGCGTCTGGAGGCCTCGGGGCAATTGCCCGATCTGGTCGTGACCCTGGGCTCTGCCGGATCGCGGCGCTGCCGGATGGGGGAAGTCTATCAGGTCGAAAGCGTGTCATGGCGCGACATGGACGCATCGCGCCTCGGCTTCGCAAGGGGCGTCACACCGTTCGCCGACCATCCGGCAGTTCTGCAGTTGCCCATGCTGCTCCCCGACCTGCCCCGCGCCTCGCTGTCGACCGGCGGCGATGTCATAGGCGGCGAAGACTATGCGCGGATCGACGCCGACCTCGTCGACATGGAGACTTACGCAGTGCTGCGCGCATGCCAGCGGTTCGGCGTGCCGATGATCGGCCTGCGCGGTGTCTCGGACGGCGCGGACGAACTGGAGGGCATGTCGGGCTGGACCGAACTGCTCGCGCTGCTGGACGAGCGGCTGGCGATCGCGCTCGACAAGCTGGCGGAGGTGCTTGAGCGCGGATTGGCGGATAGCCTTACCGCCAACGCCTGA
- a CDS encoding EF-hand domain-containing protein: MTKTHFIAGLVLALTASQGALAQSTEERRAAPGHGKEAFLRENDADHDGRVTAAEFAAARAAKYRTFDLDGDGKVSEADYVGEFTGRFSKDKPAPDGQVKQAHVRFGVLDTDKDGNLTLEEFNASGERMFERLDTNGDGVVDATDTSGSY, from the coding sequence ATGACCAAGACTCACTTTATCGCAGGGCTCGTTCTCGCCCTCACAGCCAGCCAGGGCGCGCTTGCCCAGTCTACCGAAGAGCGCCGCGCCGCGCCCGGCCACGGCAAGGAAGCCTTCCTGCGCGAGAACGACGCCGATCACGACGGCCGCGTCACCGCCGCCGAGTTCGCCGCTGCCCGTGCCGCCAAGTACCGCACCTTCGACCTCGATGGCGACGGCAAGGTGAGCGAGGCGGACTACGTCGGCGAGTTCACCGGCCGCTTCAGCAAGGACAAACCGGCACCGGACGGCCAAGTCAAGCAGGCCCACGTGCGCTTCGGCGTGCTCGATACCGACAAGGACGGCAACCTGACGCTGGAAGAGTTCAATGCCTCGGGCGAGCGGATGTTCGAGCGGCTTGACACCAACGGCGACGGCGTCGTCGATGCGACCGACACTTCGGGTTCGTATTGA
- a CDS encoding DUF4198 domain-containing protein, which translates to MTRLAPGIAALLCAVSIAPGAALAHTSYLLPKFFAGNTEKMVTVESAFGEKFFRPEVPVDASDYHVILPDGSRGSFQSITPLKQMVVLESALDAEGTYRFTTGVRLGRVGRSALVGGKWQPVHGEVPKDAAQVRTSQTETVADAYVSKKQPTRAPVDVAIGRLRIQPVTHPSELYLDTPFTLNVLFDGKPMAAQELELDRGGADYEEAVSHRQVRTDAQGKAVIKFDRPGTYVLMTRHRAEAPAGSGTDERSYTTSLTFQVEE; encoded by the coding sequence ATGACCAGACTTGCCCCAGGCATCGCCGCGCTGTTGTGCGCCGTCAGCATCGCTCCCGGCGCCGCGCTCGCGCACACCTCCTACCTCCTGCCCAAGTTCTTCGCGGGCAACACCGAGAAGATGGTGACGGTGGAATCGGCTTTCGGCGAGAAGTTCTTCCGTCCCGAAGTGCCGGTCGATGCCAGCGACTATCACGTCATCCTGCCGGACGGATCGCGCGGCAGCTTCCAGTCGATCACCCCGCTCAAGCAGATGGTGGTGCTGGAAAGCGCGCTCGATGCCGAGGGGACTTATCGCTTCACCACGGGCGTGCGTCTCGGCCGGGTGGGCAGGAGCGCGTTGGTCGGCGGCAAGTGGCAGCCGGTCCACGGCGAAGTGCCCAAGGACGCCGCGCAAGTCCGCACCAGCCAGACCGAGACCGTCGCCGACGCCTATGTCTCCAAGAAGCAGCCGACCCGCGCGCCCGTCGACGTCGCGATCGGGCGCCTGCGCATCCAGCCGGTGACGCATCCCAGCGAACTCTATCTCGACACCCCGTTCACGCTCAATGTACTGTTCGACGGCAAGCCGATGGCCGCGCAGGAACTGGAGCTGGACCGGGGCGGCGCGGACTATGAGGAGGCGGTCAGCCACCGTCAGGTCAGGACCGACGCGCAGGGCAAGGCCGTCATCAAGTTCGACCGCCCCGGCACGTACGTCCTGATGACCCGCCACCGCGCCGAGGCGCCCGCCGGCTCCGGCACCGACGAGCGCAGCTACACGACCTCGCTTACGTTCCAGGTCGAAGAGTGA
- a CDS encoding LLM class flavin-dependent oxidoreductase, which produces MTDDTTEFFGILHWNDYSEARPRPFDEVDSEFIAACARAHEDAGFDRVLIANSAHRPDSLPIATWAAAATCRLGFMIAHRPGFIAPTMAARMFAILDRMSGGRCGVHIITGADDQELHADGDYSTKDDRYRRSHEYVEVMRKVWSSEAPFDHEGEFYQVEGAFSHVRPDKGIPVFWGGSSPASIEYGTRAADVYAFPGFPAAALKEPARDVLSRARAIGRSPALLTSLRVLVADTPAQAWERAHAIQDRLIEEVVDNGRFPTNPGEGRRAAIDRARQAANENALEGLLWAGITRVPTGRPALGCLVGSHDQVADALMEYREAGFSRFIVSGYDPIPDARLFGAELIPRVCARAKAR; this is translated from the coding sequence ATGACCGACGACACGACCGAATTCTTCGGCATCCTGCACTGGAACGACTATTCCGAAGCCAGGCCGAGGCCCTTTGACGAAGTGGATTCCGAGTTCATCGCAGCCTGCGCCCGCGCTCATGAGGACGCAGGGTTCGATCGCGTGCTCATCGCCAACTCGGCCCATCGGCCTGACAGCCTGCCCATAGCGACATGGGCAGCGGCAGCGACCTGCAGGCTCGGCTTCATGATCGCGCACCGACCCGGCTTCATCGCGCCGACAATGGCCGCGCGCATGTTCGCCATCCTCGACCGGATGAGCGGCGGGCGCTGCGGTGTCCACATCATCACCGGTGCCGACGATCAAGAACTCCACGCGGACGGCGATTACAGTACCAAGGACGACCGCTATCGCCGCAGCCACGAATACGTCGAAGTCATGCGCAAGGTCTGGTCGAGCGAGGCGCCTTTCGATCACGAGGGGGAATTCTACCAGGTGGAGGGCGCCTTCTCCCACGTTCGGCCGGACAAGGGCATCCCGGTCTTCTGGGGTGGCAGCTCGCCAGCCTCGATCGAGTACGGCACGCGCGCGGCGGACGTCTATGCGTTCCCCGGCTTCCCTGCCGCGGCCCTGAAAGAGCCCGCGCGCGACGTGCTGTCCCGCGCCCGCGCGATCGGCCGTTCACCGGCCCTGCTCACCTCCCTGCGCGTCCTCGTCGCCGACACCCCGGCGCAGGCGTGGGAACGCGCCCATGCCATTCAGGACCGGTTGATCGAGGAAGTCGTCGATAACGGCCGCTTCCCGACCAATCCGGGTGAAGGCCGCCGGGCGGCAATCGACCGGGCCAGGCAAGCCGCCAACGAGAATGCGCTGGAGGGTTTGCTCTGGGCAGGCATCACCCGCGTTCCCACCGGTCGGCCGGCGTTGGGATGCCTGGTGGGCAGCCACGATCAGGTCGCGGATGCGCTGATGGAATACCGGGAAGCCGGGTTCTCCCGGTTCATCGTCAGCGGCTATGACCCGATCCCCGACGCCCGCCTGTTCGGCGCAGAACTGATCCCCCGGGTTTGCGCACGCGCAAAGGCGCGATAG
- a CDS encoding TonB family protein — protein MAYWMGRSEFGTGPFARIDLNAMAASVTAHAIVAALLVFTWGETVLVEGGTRSRLVSIDLSMREGGPGPKMQPLAEAQQPQERAVTPPAEVPSQAVVAEARPAAQPLPQPAAQAGGGGQGRTGEGTAATTTRQLPVAKLIPAAAFVTPAATAPGPQARAAESAAEAQGKGGSGGGNTDQAGNSAVSNFSGRVYQHLKRYQRGNTIGAGEALIAFTVEPGGAARAIRVARTSGSSRFDHEAMALVRRASPFPRPPDGEAHSFTFEITGQ, from the coding sequence ATGGCTTACTGGATGGGCAGATCCGAGTTCGGGACAGGTCCGTTTGCGCGGATCGACCTGAACGCCATGGCCGCCTCGGTCACCGCGCACGCGATCGTGGCGGCCCTGCTGGTCTTCACCTGGGGTGAGACGGTGCTGGTGGAAGGGGGCACCCGCTCCCGCCTCGTCAGCATCGATCTGTCCATGCGCGAGGGCGGACCAGGCCCGAAGATGCAGCCGCTGGCCGAGGCACAACAGCCTCAGGAACGCGCGGTGACGCCGCCTGCCGAAGTTCCTTCGCAGGCGGTAGTCGCAGAGGCTCGGCCCGCTGCGCAGCCCCTGCCGCAACCGGCGGCGCAGGCAGGCGGCGGCGGGCAGGGGCGCACGGGTGAAGGTACGGCCGCGACGACGACGCGGCAGTTGCCTGTGGCCAAGCTGATCCCCGCAGCCGCGTTCGTCACTCCGGCCGCCACTGCACCCGGTCCGCAGGCGCGGGCGGCGGAAAGCGCGGCGGAGGCTCAGGGGAAGGGCGGCAGCGGCGGCGGCAACACCGATCAGGCGGGCAATTCCGCCGTCAGCAATTTCAGCGGCCGCGTCTACCAGCATCTGAAACGCTACCAGCGCGGCAACACCATCGGCGCCGGCGAGGCACTGATCGCCTTCACCGTCGAGCCCGGCGGCGCCGCGCGCGCGATCCGCGTGGCGCGCACATCAGGCTCCTCGCGCTTCGATCACGAGGCGATGGCTCTGGTCCGCCGGGCATCGCCTTTCCCGCGCCCGCCGGACGGCGAGGCGCACAGCTTCACTTTCGAGATCACCGGACAATGA